Genomic DNA from Fusarium keratoplasticum isolate Fu6.1 chromosome 2, whole genome shotgun sequence:
ACCCTTGGGGGTGTAGTCCTTCTGGAGATGAGCCTGCTTTCGGAGATCGCACATCTGTACAAAGTTAGCGACTGCTTGAACTGTAACTGTCTCATCCTTCACTCACCTTGTCGTAGTTCTCAGGGGGCACAGCGCGGCGGGCAGCGAGGCGGGTGGGGATGTCGAGAACGTCAGAGATGCGCTCGACGTTGCCGTTGATGCGGAAAGACATGAAGCTGGCAGCGAGACCGGAACCGTAGCTGAAGAGACCAATTCGCTTGCCCTCGAGAGCCTTGTTGTCGACGACGCTGATCAAGCTGGCCAGACCACCCCAGACACTGCCGCAGTACATGTTACCAACGTTGGTGGCAACCTGGATAGAGGGGTTAACGCGCTCCTGGAAGCGCTTCTTGGTGAGACCCATGAAGGTCTTCTCAACGACCTTGTCGGTCAGAGACTTCTCGTAGTCCATGTCGCGGAGCTCAGGGGCGACCTCGGCGAAAGCCGGCGAGTCGGCGTTGGCAAGGTAGTCGTGGTAGAGGAGTCGGGCATAAGACTTCTGGACGAGCTTGCAAGTAGGGGAGTGGAAGGCAAGGTAATCGAAGCGGTCGAGGTTGGTTCGGTTAGGGTCACTGCCGTTGGTGACACCGTTGGTGGACTGCTTGGCCTCACGCTTGCAGTAGTCACGGTAAGCGGCATCGAGAGCCTTGGTGTAGCAGTTGATGGAGTAGTGGCCGTCGACGTAGGGGTACTCGCTGGTCAGGTCGGGCTTGTAGAAGTCGTAGGCGTGCTGCATGTAGGTACCGCGCAGGCCAGGCTCAGCAACAATAGGAGCGTTGGGGCCAATGAGCAGAGCAACGGCGCCAGCACCGCCAGTGGGACGGGCGTTACCCTTGGCGTAGAGGGCAATGTCACCAGCCACAACAATACCATCACGGCCGTCCCAAGCAGAGGACTCAATCcagttgatggtgttgaagacggcGTTGGTACCACCGTAGCAGGCGTTGATGGTGTCGACACCCtcgatgttggtgttgtcgccaAAGAGCTGCATGAGAACAGTCTTGAccgacttggacttgtcgaggagggtcTCAGTGCCGACCTCGAGACGACCAATTGAGTTGGGGTCAACGTTGTagttcttgaggaggttcTTGGTGGCGGTCAGGGCGAAGGAGTAGATGTCTATCATGAAAGAAGAGCAGAATCATGTTAGCAACGTGTTGCAGAGCGTGTGAAGCCAGGCGCGTCGCCATGGATCATTTGCTGAGCTCGGGACCAAACTTACCCTCGCGATCATCGCAGAAGGACATCTTGGTCTGGCCAAGACCAATGGTGTACTTTCCAGTGCTGACGCCATCGAACTTCTCGAGCTCAGTCTGCTCAACATACTAGAGTGAGGCGGATTGTGGTTAGCTGAGGGCGTCATCGAGGGCTTGCGATGGAGGGGCAGGCGTTGGAATGGAGGGGCACACGACCCAGGAACCCGAACACGAGAATAACGCAGGGACCTTTTTTTTAATTGAAAAAGTTTTGGTGAGGGGCAGCGGCCAACAACAATCCATTCCCCAATGCTCAGAGAGCAATTGAGGCACGAGAGCACGGGGCAGAGGGAGGACCCTGACTTACCTGGCTGGGGAAGTAGatctcaatggccttgatgccaaTGTTTTGAGGACGGGCGGCCATGGTGAAAGATTTGGGAGGTGTTTGTCTTTCGTTGAGAGGTGACggtggaggaagatgaagacaagaagaagaggtagaggaagaggaagaggatgtggagatggaggagagacGAGATATAATAACCACCAGGAaggagggaagggaagggggggagggaCCCGGAAGAAGGCGCGAGATTGCGGGTTTGTTAACTGAGATTGAGATTGGATCTCGAAACGAAATCTAGACGGAGCCCAAGCCTCTGGGGGGTGATGGATGTTCAGGCGGCGCGGCGGGGGGGCAAGCTTCGGGGCTTGGAGGGGTGAAGGGAGTGACCTATGATTGTTGGGCAAATTAGTTAGATCCAGAGGTATCAGGTTTTTCACCGCCCTTTGGCTTTGCCGCTGGACGATTGGCAATTGTGCTTGCTATCGAGGTATTTTGGGGGGCTGGGTGCAGTAATTGGGCTAGGCAAAtgtcttcatcctcggccgTGACCATGATGCATGGGATCCGACCTGGGAGACGGCACGGTGGGAGGGATGCTAAGACCAGACCGCCAGGACAACGACAATCACTTGTCCTGGTTGAGTCGAATGCATTGAACACCTGGATTAGATCCGTAGGTGTGTGTTACGCGAGATGTTGTGCTCCGTGTTTATCATGGAAGCACAACCTGCCCTCGCTAGACACTCGACTCTTTGCCTGCTCCATGACCACTGCAACTGCACTTCATGCAGCCCGCAGACAGAGTCTCTTGCCTCCTCCCTCCCGTCTCCTGTCAGGGGCACGCCTCAACCGGTGGGCGCCGAAGGGGAAAAAAACGTGGTGGGCTTGACGTTTCGTTGTCTGTGGTGGGAGTGGGCTTGGGTGCTGTTGGTGGGACTTACACGGGGATAGCGAGAAGGCTGTTTGGAAACACGAACACGACAACTGGTTGGTTGGTCGATCAAACTTGGGGAAGGTGTTGGTTCTAGCCAGCAAGATGCTCTAGATGCAGCTGGTATCTGGTAAAAGTATGGGGAGGGATGGGAATCCTTTATATAGACGTCAATCTCTTGTGCTAGATGGGTGTAAGTGCGGGTTTGGCCAAGATTGTACCTGTGTCGTCTGATTAGGTTGTGCAAATGTTGAGGTGCTTGTTTGCTCCGAGGTGTTTCCAGATACCCGATCTGCCGGCCCAAGCCCTGCCTCACATGCCCAGTCGCCACTCAAGAGGTACTTCTTTCAGAGAGGTACAAAGACTGCCTCGAGCTGTACCTGTTCTAATTCGGCGCAAAATTCTCTGCTTGGTGATCCAACCCACTCTGAGTTTTCATTATCTGATCCCACGCTGCACTCTCACAGGCAGCTTAGCAGCCCACACTCCACCGAGACCGGCTCCAGCTgtcgccatccatccatcacagagtggatgggatgggacaGAAGAGACCGGAGCTCAGGGCCAGAGCCAGTCCCATTTCAGGGGACCACCCGCTAACGCTACTGTCGGGTGGTACCCAGGGGCTAGATGTTGTAGCGGGGGCCACAGCGTATCATCGCCCAGCATTACCTACAGTCGCACTTGCCCTGTCTGGCATTGTCCTTCCAGAGGTGGTCACCACACCCGTTTCCATTCTTCCACGACTCCACCattccatcttcttcatcaacctcaccctTGCGTACTTAGCCGCACATCAACGGTAGCCATTCGCGTTCACCAGGAAACACCCTCGTCGTGAACTGTACCCGAGAACAATCTTGACGCCATCTTGTTCCCTTTCGCTTTGGCTGCATGCATTGACCTTTCTGAGGGCGCCGTTCCGCACTCATGTGTGATGGGCACCACTCAGCAAGCGTCCCACTCCCTCAGCACTTGTGCTTCGTTTGCTCCATGTGCCGTCGGCATTCTCCTTCTTTAGGATATCCCTACCAGATCCAGATCTAGGTATTCCCGGGTTCAATCTCGGAGTCGGATCATGGTTTCTGTCACAGATGATCTCGAAACCCTATCGAGGCGAGCATCATGACATGCCTCGACCAGTTCTATCTTGCTGGGCCTGACATGTCAGAAGAACCCTCAACCATGCTCTCAACTCCATGGCCCTTCTTCAGTCAGTTCACGGCCGAGGTTCTCGTAGCCCCCATGCTCCATTACCTTCTCGCCACGTCCATGAGGAATTTATTGTCCTGCGTCCCACGCCATGACCACATCTCTAGCGTCATCTTCCCGGTTTGTCCCTCGTCGATGCGACCTTTGGACCATTTCCTGACTTGTGACGACGTCAACTTGCCCACCATTATCAATCGCTAAACTCGAGGACCGCCGCATTCCGTTCTTCGGCGTGGGTCGACAAGGACCCTTCTAAGTCTGATGCAGCTAGCCTCACGTCTTTTGCCTCAACCGTCCCGAGACTTGAGACACTTGGGCGTCTTAGTCCCCGGCTATATCCCACCTAAGATAATCAACGTGCAGGATCCTGCATCCCAGGCACCACCATCAGGCTTGATTATCGCTCGACGACTCCGGCCGGCTCGCCTGGGGCTTGGGTGGGCAGGGCACGTTGCGTACATAAGCCGCGGGGGTGTTGCGAACTATCACGTACCCGTACCCAGTTGCTTCGCGTCGAGCGGCATGAAAAGAGACCAAAGGATCTTTGCAATTTGAGAATCCATGAAAAGCTGAGAATACGCAAGACACTACGTATGTCTCTAGTGTCGTTATTCGGTCTCTTATTCGATTTTCGCTCTCTTATTCGACTCTTCGCTCTCTTATTCGGTCCCTCTTATTCGGGTTGAGGCTCCTCCAAGCCGCATTGCTTCTTTGTACCATGGTCGCAAGCCCAACTTCATCACCCACGCAGGTCCCTTGTCCGCTTCGGCACGTCATTAGTCTCATCCCACGGCTCCCACGGCGGCTTGCGTCCGGCCATTCATGGCTGGTCTTGCTGCGTGGGTTCTTTTCGATCCCGACTTGGCTGCTCCGGTCGAATGCCGAATATCCCTCTTACTCTCCGCTGTTGCGTGGAGCCGCGCATCTAGTCGAAGCAAATCTGCACTGACCTTGCCGGCCTAGGTTGTGCCCTGGGGCTCATTGGCTTGATCACTTCGATCTCCCAGGGGCCAATCCTTCCGCATCTCTCTGCCGAGACTAGGGATGCCCGTTGCCCCTCGTGTTCTCTGGCCGGCGGCTTTACTGCCAGTGGAGGCCTTGACAGTACCGGTACCTCATGTCTTGGGGGACTTTGCACGATTGATTCCTAACCGCATCAATGCAAGGTAAGTTTTGATTCAAAATACTTGACTATTACAACTTGCACCCTGTTGGTGTAATGAAAGGTACATGTCGAGTTGCAGGTGCTATTCTAACTATTGACTGATGTACTTGGTGCGAAAATGACAAACCCCAACGCCTATGATGCTCTACCACATGGGTGGCCATTTTTGTTCTCGTTTATGTCTCGTACAGTTGCGTTTCCGCGATATGCTGGTCGTTAGGTTGTTCATGAGGTTTGGTCTGGGGTGTCATAACCAGAATCAGAGGTGCCCTTGGGTCTCTTGGCTGCAGCATCCTCCTTGTCATCCTTCttagcctcctccttggtctcctctGTGGTCTCATTCTTGgtctcttccttggtctcttccttggcctcgctCTTGGGCTCTTCCTTGGGCTcacccttgggcttctcagcctctggcttcttctcttcatcctttTCGGCCTtgtcatccttgtccttcttggcttcgtccttcttggtctcgttctccttctcagaCTCGGAATCAGAATCAGAATCGGAAGAATCAGAACCAGAGCTCTCGCCGTTGCTGCGacgcttggccttggccttcttcttgcgagCCTTGCGACGCTCTTCCTTGCGGAccctcttggcctcggccttgcgggccttctcttcctccttgcgcttcttctcggcatcatcaatctccttctgcttcttctccttgcggGTCTCGACTATCCACTCATCCACAGCCGCGATGGCAGCCTCGGGATCCCGCTTGTGCTTGAGGAGTAAGCCCTGGATCTCAGCGGGACTGAACTCATGCTCGGGAAGCGCGGCAGCAAACTTTTCGGCGAGGGCCTCAATTCTCTCCGTGAGTTCAAGACgttccttctcttccaagGCAGCCTTCTTTTGAGCGGCTTCGGGATCGAGTTCATCAGACTTGGACTGAGGAGAGTTCTCTCCTTCGTAAGGGGCATAGATGGCGCGGAAGATGGAAGAAATCATGCCAGAGTCGGCGAGGCCAAACTTGACAATCATGTCGACACGGCCAGGACGAATAAGAGCCTTGTCCAACTTCTCGAGGTGGTTggtggtcatgatgaggacgCGGCCCTCCTGAGAGGCCACACCATCGAGGATGTTGAGTAGACCAGAGAGGGAGAGTCTACcagggaggagagggacaGCGGCGCCCTTTCCAGGGACAACCGGAGCGGCAGGGGCTGCAACAGTTTCCTGTGTAGcgccctccttgccctcttcgCGAGTGTGGGTAAGACCGGCGGTATCGATATCCTCGAGCAGGACAACGCATCGTCGAGGAAGTTCGGCGAAAAGAGAGGCCAGGTTCTCCTCATTTGCCATGGCGGAACTCAGGCTGACCATGTAGATGCGCATTCGGAAAAAGCCAGCGAGGGCGAGACTGAGAGAACTCTTTCCAGTACCAGGGGGACCATAAAGGAGATAGCCACGACGGTAGGGGATACCACGGTTCGAGTACCAACGGCGAGTGCTTGGGTTAAGGTAGTCGGTAacgtcgtcaaggaggtcCTTCTTTACCTTCTCGTTGAGGATGACGGTGGAAACGGGACGACTGGCACGGGTCATGCAGCGCTGCCAGGTAGGATCACCGCCGTTGCTGCCAGAGGCACCGCGGTAGATCAAAGTCTTGctctcatccttcttcaggTACTGCGCACGGGCATCGATGAGGAGCTCCTTGAGGATGCGGGGGTTGCGGCCGAAGCAAGAGATGGAGATTTCCTCACGCTCGCTCACGACAAGGAAGCCAGACTGTTCGCGGTTCTCGTGGCGCTCGAACAGCAGAAGGTGACCTTGATACCAGAAGAAGTGGGTGCCAAATGATGGAGTGTACTGGAGAGGCTTCTTGCGGGGGGCAGAGCCGTGAGAACCGTCACCGTCCCCATCCTCATACtggtcctcatcctcgtcccaGCGCCAGAGGAACCAACTTCGAGAGTTAATATTGgtgttgacgatgaagcGGCGAGAGCTTCGGGCGAATTTCTGGCTTGCAACCCAggacatgatgatgttgtaGATCTCGTCGTCAGTGCGAATGCGCACGACAGACATGAGATACTTTTCAATCATGCCCCAGGCATAGTCGCTGATGTAGGTCCAGGCGAAGGTGATTCcagagatgacgaggaggaggggaatGTAGATGTTGAGGTCGATGCCAAGGTATGTCTGGATGGCAGAAGAAAAGACACTAAAGCCGGGGATGAGAAAGTCGAGAAGAGCGAAAGGGACTTGAGGCTTGAAAGCTACGTCAGGGACTCCCAGGCCGGGACCCGAGGCGTTGATGTTATCCATGATGAACGAAGCTGACGCAAAACGCAGCGAGAGTGGTGATATCACGGTGTGTTGTTTTGTCGAAGATATCCGCCACT
This window encodes:
- a CDS encoding Hydroxymethylglutaryl-CoA synthase, which encodes MAARPQNIGIKAIEIYFPSQYVEQTELEKFDGVSTGKYTIGLGQTKMSFCDDREDIYSFALTATKNLLKNYNVDPNSIGRLEVGTETLLDKSKSVKTVLMQLFGDNTNIEGVDTINACYGGTNAVFNTINWIESSAWDGRDGIVVAGDIALYAKGNARPTGGAGAVALLIGPNAPIVAEPGLRGTYMQHAYDFYKPDLTSEYPYVDGHYSINCYTKALDAAYRDYCKREAKQSTNGVTNGSDPNRTNLDRFDYLAFHSPTCKLVQKSYARLLYHDYLANADSPAFAEVAPELRDMDYEKSLTDKVVEKTFMGLTKKRFQERVNPSIQVATNVGNMYCGSVWGGLASLISVVDNKALEGKRIGLFSYGSGLAASFMSFRINGNVERISDVLDIPTRLAARRAVPPENYDKMCDLRKQAHLQKDYTPKGEISGIVPGTYYLTKVDDMFKREYAIKE